The following coding sequences lie in one Oncorhynchus masou masou isolate Uvic2021 chromosome 20, UVic_Omas_1.1, whole genome shotgun sequence genomic window:
- the LOC135507143 gene encoding C-type lectin domain family 4 member A-like isoform X1, which produces MNKVTFDRGEMNERIVDIYVSADTLRDGETSTKREQSADTAPNNGPGDQHSEPDSSGKRPFLVAAVFLGLLCVLLAGIIGLSVYYNRVIKDSEDKRINLSQSLSLYKTNTTAERDQLQTKYNNLTEERDQLQTRYNNLTTERDRLQNLLCERTCCSDGWKKFECSCYFISSEEKTWEKSRQDCLERGTDLVIINSKEEQEFLFHFKKRVWIGLTDRETEETWKWVDGTPLTTEYWYDPQPDNAGSTGEEDCVEIHKDQSPLTAWNDLSCDCKLNWICEKVA; this is translated from the exons ATGAACAAGGTCACGTTTGACAGAGGTGAGATGAATGAGAGGATTGTGGATATCTACGTCAGTGCAGACACCCTGAGAGACGGTGAGACCAGCACcaagagagaacagtcagcagACACTGCTCCTAATAATGGACCAGGAGACCAGCactcag AGCCTGATAGCTCAGGGAAGAGACCCTTCCTAGTTGCTGCAGTGTTTCTGGGGCTGCTGTGTGTTCTACTGGCTGGGATCATAGGCTTGTCTGTCTACT ATAACAGAGTCATCAAAGATTCTGAGGATAAAAGGATCAACTTGTCACAGAGTTTATCCCTTTATAAGACAAACACaactgcagagagagaccagctacagaccaaatacaacaacctgactgaagagagagaccagctacagaccagatacaacaacctgactacagagagagacaggcttcaGAATTTGCTTTGTG AAAGAACATGTTGTTCAGACggatggaagaagtttgaatgCAGTTGTTACTTCATCTCCTCTGAGGAGAAAACCTGGGAGAAGAGCAGACAGGACTGtctggagagaggaacagaccTGGTGATCATAAACAGCAAAGAGGAACag GAGTTTCTCTTCCACTTCAAGAAGAGAGTCTGGATTGgtctgactgacagagagacagaggagacctGGAAATGGGTGGATGGAACACCTCTGACCACAGA gtactggtatgaCCCACAGCCTGATAATGCAGGTTCTACTGGGGAGGAGGACTGTGTTGAGATACATAAAGATCAGAGTCCTCTGACGGCATGGAATGACTTGTCATGTGACTGCAAACTGAACTGGATTTGTGAGAAAGTTGCTTAA
- the LOC135507143 gene encoding C-type lectin domain family 4 member E-like isoform X2 — MNKVTFDRGEMNERIVDIYVSADTLRDGETSTKREQSADTAPNNGPGDQHSDNRVIKDSEDKRINLSQSLSLYKTNTTAERDQLQTKYNNLTEERDQLQTRYNNLTTERDRLQNLLCERTCCSDGWKKFECSCYFISSEEKTWEKSRQDCLERGTDLVIINSKEEQEFLFHFKKRVWIGLTDRETEETWKWVDGTPLTTEYWYDPQPDNAGSTGEEDCVEIHKDQSPLTAWNDLSCDCKLNWICEKVA, encoded by the exons ATGAACAAGGTCACGTTTGACAGAGGTGAGATGAATGAGAGGATTGTGGATATCTACGTCAGTGCAGACACCCTGAGAGACGGTGAGACCAGCACcaagagagaacagtcagcagACACTGCTCCTAATAATGGACCAGGAGACCAGCactcag ATAACAGAGTCATCAAAGATTCTGAGGATAAAAGGATCAACTTGTCACAGAGTTTATCCCTTTATAAGACAAACACaactgcagagagagaccagctacagaccaaatacaacaacctgactgaagagagagaccagctacagaccagatacaacaacctgactacagagagagacaggcttcaGAATTTGCTTTGTG AAAGAACATGTTGTTCAGACggatggaagaagtttgaatgCAGTTGTTACTTCATCTCCTCTGAGGAGAAAACCTGGGAGAAGAGCAGACAGGACTGtctggagagaggaacagaccTGGTGATCATAAACAGCAAAGAGGAACag GAGTTTCTCTTCCACTTCAAGAAGAGAGTCTGGATTGgtctgactgacagagagacagaggagacctGGAAATGGGTGGATGGAACACCTCTGACCACAGA gtactggtatgaCCCACAGCCTGATAATGCAGGTTCTACTGGGGAGGAGGACTGTGTTGAGATACATAAAGATCAGAGTCCTCTGACGGCATGGAATGACTTGTCATGTGACTGCAAACTGAACTGGATTTGTGAGAAAGTTGCTTAA